Proteins found in one Toxotes jaculatrix isolate fToxJac2 chromosome 18, fToxJac2.pri, whole genome shotgun sequence genomic segment:
- the samd9l gene encoding sterile alpha motif domain-containing protein 9-like, whose product MADQLEQSPNNWTEIQVSAWLKSIGVKEQYIKKLFEEEVDGQILLTLDEDFLKEKVCMKSGPAHLIIKKRDELLNSQKKSQEKKKPTSGKKTELEQKSLQRLPITSEDSSEQDPVGDQSVLETKTAQKECILTSKEDCKPRPFDQEGIDHIYVKHRVLQPESGAFDLISPCHEFKSFSVAATLDRTRLQAKFAKEVLKFATGCMNIRSNGTIHFGVMDSKEDAGYVHGEVIGIPVKEKDIYVDALDYIERSSFSDKEHGRQCVRPPRFIEVMDRESTEKMYVVEVDIVPSVSIVKSKVYSVRLPNFKESANKVEFEKETILRRVGSKTEPVNEKDIGDFYARVMDRDAQREEAEKNQFLSAPEFSQDLGRKLTILMASGKKFLEKEKWFIFVTNKFRSDDLCNIGWLLNMNIFCVFDFDPDSKISGLCSGYLKHHAANLHSLQSYRMSSDMSIKEFTSNLHLFEQTSWIFCNGRSEFKGSETPCDEMTWIKTKMTFLRESVSLMCKQILPKGTFQVIFLLTSPVEKPLLHTFYEFFTDMEGHEDIICICESLENFQRWQSFAEGSCGRETVNNFSIVGMKMSHVNATVQKIQPVKACASKYLPVFVKAICLLETNKEEQMGSLEILTVNHCDETSKDFISEEKANIEQQFYRGGRVTWLNFWLAEHKYVGEVIERDAYHDVCRLLKDVLTPKTQNADQTPVTSIHIYHHPGSGGSTVARQVLWNNRKDLRCAVVKPSYSASVVAQHAVDLREYDEKDLQRCLPVLLLIEDSDKEYLDDLRNELEVAVNSKRIQYGSLCFILLSCRRSHDPEERCKESASQNVSVTHKLSTEEKRKFAGKRQVLEERYAPLFILTFVLMSEEFTESYIQDFVEHLLQGIDRKSVVTRLIHYVALLNTYVQNSFISQSHCEALLALTMYMERFRRHEFERSLSDQAKLAFLHLRDDKTHIESIRIIHPLVAKEILQQLLGSQQTHSSLAMDLLCESVLFEHRFGREEYLSFLRALFIRRSRVSKGDKYDSFFSPLIEHVCENEKSPEKAIELLKEAFERFHRDPFFAQQLARLHYTYEKFEEAKYWAETAAKQLPNNSYILDTKGQVYRKWFQAKCKAIEHGTIPITAENTAEAVETALKALDCFQECERAAAADMENINNSGYFAEVEVGCSLLKLISSLQVFANRGNGHSECMKYLLTDYIPEELEDVWEPFHGRLKKLHRILQDALEWISEDLSYFQTDIVEDEEEIPESPEEKIRHPLKWLAKKSSEYGKYFSEAYSASILKPGQSIPTNLTPLQKRMVICHLGGGNMTSILSKLTDQRDAVCLLENIISLYPSNPVKAKFNQRDIVNYIVSHITLNCLSPQAPKVASLKDLQALCYQFPGDKRKCLPSALFLLTLIFWPEDNDTAQEKETKYEIVQSAVEHLEKGYWTKMKDIPQRKRRLYTHFFLGSGNGLDKFVHKRKFERITKVFSVSEKRMKWFKGEAWKRPEIATMLKRVSGWTEDGVVYLEGPQKKKFNILPLHVPSVPYSNENINFYLGFTFRGPVACNIVVK is encoded by the exons ATGG CTGACCAACTTGAACAGTCCCCCAACAATTGGACAGAAATTCAAGTAAGCGCCTGGCTAAAATCCATTGGAGTGAAGGAGCAGTACATAAAAAAGCTCTTTGAGGAAGAAGTAGATGGACAAATCCTTCTTACTCTGGATGAGGACTTTTTGAAGGAAAAGGTTTGCATGAAATCAGGGCCTGCTCATTTGATTattaaaaagagagatgagCTACTCAACTCCCAGAAAAAATctcaggagaagaagaagccaACCAGTGGCAAAAAAACTGAGTTGGAACAAAAATCACTTCAGCGTCTTCCTATAACAAGTGAAGATTCTTCAGAACAGGATCCTGTGGGAGATCAAAGTGTCTTAGAGACAAAAACTGCCCAGAAAGAGTGCATTTTGACTTCAAAGGAAGACTGCAAACCACGACCATTTGATCAAGAAGGGATTGATCACATATATGTAAAGCACAGAGTCCTGCAGCCTGAGTCAGGTGCTTTTGATTTGATATCTCCATGCCATGAATTTAAGTCTTTTTCTGTAGCTGCTACATTGGATCGCACAAGACTCCAAGCTAAGTTTGCAAAAGAGGTTCTTAAATTTGCGACTGGCTGCATGAATATCAGATCAAATGGCACAATACACTTTGGTGTGATGGACAGCAAGGAGGATGCAGGATATGTTCATGGTGAGGTAATTGGCATCCCtgtaaaagagaaagacatttaCGTAGATGCTTTGGACTACATTGAAAGGAGTTCCTTCTCTGACAAGGAGCATGGACGCCAATGTGTGCGGCCACCAAGGTTCATTGAGGTTATGGATCGAGAAAGTACAGAGAAAATGTATGTAGTTGAGGTTGATATTGTGCCTTCAGTCAGCATTGTTAAGAGCAAGGTGTATTCAGTTCGTCTGCCAAACTTCAAAGAGTCAGCTAACAAAGTAGAATTTGAGAAGGAAACTATTCTGCGGAGGGTGGGTTCAAAAACCGAGCCGGTGAACGAGAAAGATATTGGTGATTTCTATGCACGAGTCATGGATCGGGATGCTcaaagagaggaagcagagaaaaatcaGTTCCTCAGTGCTCCAGAGTTCTCCCAAGACCTTGGAAGGAAACTCACGATTCTAATGGCCAGTGGGAAGAAATTCCTTGAAAAGGAGAAATGGTTCATATTCGTCACAAACAAATTCAGGTCTGATGATCTTTGCAACATTGGCTGGCTTCTCAACATGAACATTTTCTGCGTCTTTGACTTTGATCCAGATTCAAAAATATCAGGTCTTTGCAGTGGATACCTTAAGCATCATGCTGCTAACCTGCATTCTCTGCAGAGCTATAGGATGTCCAGTGACATGAGCATCAAAGAATTCACAAGCAACTTGCACCTGTTTGAGCAGACCAGCTGGATCTTTTGTAATGGCCGTTCTGAGTTCAAAGGAAGTGAAACTCCATGTGATGAAATGACTTGGATCAAGACAAAGATGACCTTCTTGAGGGAATCTGTGTCTTTGATGTGTAAACAAATTTTGCCAAAAGGGACGTTCCAGGTCATTTTCCTTCTCACGTCACCAGTCGAGAAACCACTCTTGCACACCTTTTACGAGTTTTTCACAGACATGGAAGGCCATGAAGACATCATCTGTATCTGTGAATCACTGGAAAACTTCCAGAGGTGGCAAAGCTTTGCAGAGGGATCATGTGGAAGAGAAACTGTGAACAATTTCAGTATTGTTGGGATGAAAATGAGTCACGTTAATGCAACTGTGCAGAAAATACAACCCGTAAAAGCCTGTGCTAGCAAGTACTTGCCAGTCTTTGTGAAAGCTATATGTCTCcttgaaacaaacaaagaggaaCAGATGGGTTCTCTGGAAATTCTGACAGTCAATCATTGTGATGAAACAAGCAAAGACTTCATCAGTGAGGAGAAAGCCAACATTGAACAGCAGTTCTACCGTGGTGGGAGAGTGACCTGGTTAAATTTCTGGCTTGCTGAGCACAAGTATGTCGGAGAGGTAATCGAACGAGATGCTTATCATGATGTCTGCAGACTTCTCAAGGATGTTTTGACACCCAAAACGCAAAATGCAGATCAGACTCCGGTGACCAGCATACACATCTACCATCATCCAGGAAGTGGTGGCAGCACTGTGGCAAGACAGGTGTTATGGAATAACAGGAAAGATCTAAGGTGTGCAGTTGTGAAGCCTTCATACTCAGCTTCTGTTGTTGCGCAACATGCAGTTGACCTAAGGGAATATGATGAGAAGGATCTACAGAGGTGTCTCCCTGTGCTGCTCCTCATTGAGGACTCAGACAAAGAATATCTAGATGATCTCAGGAATGAACTAGAGGTTGCAGTTAACAGCAAAAGAATCCAGTATGGatcactgtgtttcattttgttgagCTGCAGACGATCCCATGATCCAGAGGAGAGATGCAAGGAGTCTGCATCACAAAATGTGTCTGTCACTCACAAACTCTCCACCgaagagaagagaaagtttGCTGGAAAACGGCAGGTGCTTGAGGAACGTTATGCCCCTCTATTCATTCTTACATTTGTTCTGATGAGTGAAGAATTCACAGAGAGTTACATTCAAGATTTTGTGGAACATTTGCTGCAAGGCATTGACCGTAAATCTGTAGTCACCCGCCTCATTCACTATGTAGCACTACTGAACACCTATGTTCAAAACTCTTTCATCTCTCAGTCCCACTGCGAAGCTCTGCTAGCTTTAACCATGTACATGGAAAGGTTTCGCCGGCATGAGTTTGAGAGATCACTCAGCGATCAGGCTAAACTAGCCTTCTTGCACCTCAGAGATGACAAGACCCACATTGAATCAATCAGAATCATTCACCCACTTGTTGCAAAGGAAATTCTCCAACAACTTCTGGGGAGCCAGCAGACCCACAGCAGTTTGGCAATGGATTtgctgtgtgagagtgtgctTTTCGAGCACAGATTTGGAAGGGAGGAATATCTGTCATTCCTGAGAGCGCTTTTCATAAGGCGATCCAGAGTAAGCAAAGGAGATAAATATGATagctttttctctcctctgattgAGCATGTTTGTGAAAACGAGAAAAGCCCAGAAAAAGCAATTGAGTTACTCAAGGAAGCATTTGAGCGTTTCCATAGAGATCCGTTCTTTGCACAACAACTTGCTCGTCTTCATTACACTTACGAGAAGTTTGAAGAAGCAAAATACTGGGCAGAGACAGCAGCTAAACAGCTGCCCAACAACTCATACATACTCGACACAAAAGGGCAGGTGTACAGAAAATGGTTTCAAGCAAAGTGCAAAGCCATTGAACATGGCACTATACCAATCACAGCTGAGAACACAGCAGAGGCTGTGGAGACTGCACTGAAAGCCCTGGACTGTTTTCAGGAATgtgagagagcagctgctgcagatatGGAAAACATAAACAATTCAGGATATTTTGCTGAGGTTGAAGTTGGATGCAGCCTGCTCAAACTGATCTCTTCATTGCAGGTGTTTGCAAACAGAGGCAATGGCCATTCAGAATGTATGAAGTACCTGTTAACAGATTACATTCCGGAAGAACTTGAAGATGTCTGGGAACCATTTCATGGTCGTTTGAAAAAACTTCACAGGATATTGCAAGATGCCTTGGAATGGATTTCAGAAGACCTCAGCTACTTCCAGACAGACATTgttgaagatgaagaagagatTCCTGAAAGTCCTGAGGAGAAGATTAGACATCCTTTGAAATGGTTGGCAAAAAAATCTTCTGAGTATGGGAAGTACTTCAGTGAAGCTTATTCTGCTTCTATTCTGAAACCCGGGCAATCAATCCCAACCAATCTAACTCCTTTACAGAAGCGCATGGTCATCTGTCATCTTGGTGGGGGTAACATGACATCCATCCTCTCCAAGCTAACTGACCAGAGGGATGCAGTATGTCTTCTAGAGAACATCATTTCTCTCTACCCCAGCAATCCAGTAAAGGCAAAATTTAACCAGAGGGATATTGTCAACTACATAGTGTCCCACATTACTCTGAACTGCTTGTCACCACAAGCCCCAAAAGTCGCTTCTCTTAAAGATCTGCAGGCACTTTGTTATCAGTTCCCAGGTGATAAAAGGAAATGTTTACCAAGTGCCCTTTTCTTGCTTACCTTGATTTTCTGGCCAGAGGATAATGACACAGCCCAGGAGAAAGAAACCAAATATGAAATTGTCCAGTCGGCTGTTGAACACCTGGAAAAAGGCTACTGGACTAAGATGAAGGACATTCCTCAGCGGAAGAGAAGACTTTACACCCATTTTTTTCTGGGCAGTGGGAATGGACTGGATAAGTTTGTCCACAAGAGAAAGTTTGAAAGAATCACAAAGGTGTTTTCAGTCTCTGAGAAACGCATGAAGTGGTTTAAGGGTGAGGCATGGAAAAGGCCTGAGATTGCCACGATGTTGAAACGTGTTTCTGGATGGACTGAAGATGGAGTGGTGTACCTTGAGGGCCCTCAGAAAAAGAAGTTCAATATCCTGCCTCTTCATGTACCCTCAGTGCCTTATAGTAATGAAAACATCAACTTCTACCTGGGGTTCACGTTCAGGGGTCCCGTTGCCTGCAACATTGTTGTGAAATAG